A genomic window from Pseudoalteromonas piratica includes:
- a CDS encoding DNA ligase: MALKLLLFFSLIFCFEHTFAVEVQLAKTYQRQGVSEYLVSEKLDGVRAIWRNQQLVTRNGNKIYAPSWFTKNWPNKWLDGELWSQHNDFEFIASTVLDKKPNQAAWRKIKFFVFDMPDNENVFSIRYQNYLAAILETDSDYLAAVEQHQFSDESQLERFYQARLKQGAEGVILHAKQARFSNGRSAHLLKYKPYQDAEGIIVGYSAGKGKYQGMVGALIVELKSGEQIKLGSGLSDALRKKPPVIGSQVTYRYNGFTKYGKPRFARFLRVRQRE; this comes from the coding sequence ATGGCTCTTAAACTTCTTTTGTTCTTTTCTTTAATTTTTTGCTTTGAACATACATTTGCCGTAGAAGTTCAACTGGCAAAAACTTATCAGAGACAAGGTGTAAGCGAGTACTTAGTTAGCGAAAAACTAGATGGTGTAAGAGCTATTTGGCGTAATCAACAGCTTGTTACCCGTAATGGAAATAAAATTTATGCACCGAGCTGGTTTACTAAAAACTGGCCAAATAAATGGCTCGATGGAGAACTATGGAGTCAGCATAATGATTTTGAGTTTATCGCCAGTACCGTTTTAGATAAAAAACCGAACCAAGCAGCTTGGCGAAAAATAAAATTTTTTGTTTTTGATATGCCAGATAATGAAAACGTGTTTTCTATCCGTTATCAAAATTACCTCGCAGCAATTCTTGAGACAGACTCTGACTACCTTGCGGCAGTCGAACAACACCAGTTCAGTGATGAATCGCAATTAGAGCGCTTCTACCAAGCACGTTTAAAGCAAGGTGCTGAAGGGGTTATTCTACATGCAAAACAGGCTCGATTTAGTAATGGACGAAGTGCTCACTTACTCAAATATAAACCTTATCAAGACGCCGAAGGGATCATAGTAGGTTACAGTGCCGGCAAAGGTAAATATCAAGGAATGGTTGGTGCGCTGATTGTTGAGCTTAAAAGTGGTGAGCAAATAAAACTTGGCAGTGGTTTATCTGATGCGTTAAGAAAAAAGCCCCCAGTTATCGGCAGTCAAGTTACTTATCGTTATAATGGGTTTACCAAATATGGCAAACCACGATTTGCACGGTTTTTACGTGTTAGACAGCGTGAATAA
- a CDS encoding bactofilin family protein, whose amino-acid sequence MFSNKKKSPFPSIISSDVEITGQINNAGTIQLEGCINGEVNVQSLTIGSDGRVEGDINAQEVIVKGTVKGTIKAKKVVLEQSATVVGDIFHDTISIQEGASIQGSMTQTTKPVAPISEKENKKEKKSA is encoded by the coding sequence ATGTTCTCTAACAAGAAAAAAAGCCCTTTCCCTTCTATTATCTCTTCAGACGTTGAAATCACCGGGCAAATTAATAACGCAGGCACCATACAACTTGAAGGGTGCATTAATGGCGAAGTAAATGTACAAAGTTTAACTATCGGAAGCGATGGCCGTGTTGAAGGCGATATTAATGCCCAAGAAGTGATTGTAAAAGGCACTGTGAAAGGCACAATTAAAGCTAAAAAGGTCGTTTTAGAACAGTCTGCAACGGTAGTTGGTGATATCTTCCACGACACCATCAGCATTCAAGAAGGTGCATCGATTCAAGGTTCGATGACACAAACAACTAAGCCCGTTGCACCTATATCAGAAAAAGAAAATAAAAAAGAAAAGAAATCTGCTTAA
- the fahA gene encoding fumarylacetoacetase: MSAINKTHDVNLKSWVASANVSGTDFPIQNLPFAIFRKANSNQEFRGGVAIGDQVLDLDAVVASGVLTGLALEAATAANAPALNEFMGMGKAYWSALRLALSDALAEGSAHQSALESALIAQADVEYALPCHIGDYTDFYTSIYHATAVGSLFRPDNPLLPNYKWVPIGYHGRASSIGVSGQAFPRPKGQTKAPDADVPSFGPAKRMDYELEVGIYLGKGNELGDAININDAEDHVFGFCLFNDWSARDLQAWEYQPLGPFLAKNFASTVSPWIVTTEALAPYRTQWHRDENDPQPLEYLESSHNREAGAIDIQMDVLLETEKMRNEGMEASKLSESSFKHSYWTVAQMVTHHTVNGCNFVPGDMLGSGTQSGPEHEEAGSMLELSRGGKESIKLNNGEERKFLEDGDKVIMRGWCEADGFNRIGFGRVEGTVLPAK; this comes from the coding sequence ATGAGCGCAATTAACAAAACACATGACGTTAACCTTAAAAGTTGGGTGGCGTCTGCTAATGTGAGCGGTACTGATTTTCCTATTCAAAATTTACCTTTTGCAATTTTCCGCAAAGCAAACAGCAATCAAGAGTTTCGTGGCGGTGTCGCCATTGGTGATCAGGTGCTTGATTTAGACGCTGTGGTTGCATCTGGTGTATTAACTGGATTAGCACTTGAAGCGGCAACGGCTGCCAATGCACCAGCACTGAACGAATTTATGGGTATGGGTAAAGCCTATTGGTCAGCCCTTCGTCTTGCGTTAAGTGATGCTCTTGCTGAAGGCTCTGCGCATCAGTCAGCGCTTGAATCAGCACTTATTGCACAAGCCGATGTTGAATACGCTCTGCCATGTCATATTGGTGACTATACGGACTTTTATACGTCAATTTACCACGCAACAGCAGTAGGAAGCTTATTCCGCCCAGACAACCCATTATTACCGAACTACAAATGGGTACCAATTGGTTACCATGGCCGTGCATCATCAATCGGCGTATCAGGGCAAGCTTTTCCGCGTCCAAAAGGTCAAACAAAGGCTCCTGATGCAGATGTACCATCATTTGGCCCTGCAAAACGCATGGATTACGAATTAGAAGTGGGTATCTACCTTGGTAAAGGCAATGAATTAGGTGACGCCATTAACATTAATGATGCAGAAGATCACGTATTTGGTTTCTGTCTATTTAATGATTGGTCTGCACGTGATTTACAAGCGTGGGAATACCAGCCTCTCGGCCCATTCCTTGCGAAAAACTTCGCATCGACTGTTTCTCCTTGGATTGTAACCACGGAAGCACTTGCACCATACCGTACACAATGGCATCGTGATGAAAACGATCCTCAGCCACTTGAATACCTAGAGTCATCACATAACCGTGAAGCAGGTGCAATTGACATTCAAATGGACGTGTTACTTGAAACGGAGAAAATGCGCAACGAAGGCATGGAGGCGAGCAAGCTTTCAGAGTCAAGCTTTAAACACAGCTATTGGACAGTCGCGCAAATGGTAACGCACCATACAGTGAATGGTTGTAACTTTGTACCAGGTGATATGTTAGGTTCAGGCACACAATCAGGCCCAGAACACGAAGAAGCAGGTTCAATGCTTGAGTTATCTCGTGGCGGCAAAGAAAGCATTAAACTTAACAACGGCGAAGAGCGTAAGTTCCTAGAAGACGGTGACAAAGTTATTATGCGTGGTTGGTGTGAGGCAGACGGCTTTAACCGTATTGGTTTTGGTCGTGTAGAAGGCACGGTATTACCTGCTAAGTAA
- a CDS encoding metallophosphoesterase produces the protein MKSFKLLSFVLLSLALSACGGGETEKVFVPDLEQGGIISPTMSLNANFDNGLMSLRIPAGVSDSDFTLKVSSSSSGLTNDDYQIISNTYTLAPTDKTLNNPIQMEVFVDLTDFQQGKVYIARLDNGVWNPVTSSVSAASVKADLIQLGQYAVIFEPKRELVISKTIGPACDTSSPSQTLRFIHVADLHSRFGYKEQLFSRIKGYYQQAKAEQPYTLFTNGGDDYEKGTVAEQISKGLATVDAIKAMEFDVRVVGNHDYAWGPAQLLDYANDDHAIVLASNTRYVGNDENGFAAVDFAAVQVGCLKVGFFGMTSVPWNELDEPLQTAPIPDFIPDFSMNWDWTSVAQSIVNTYREDVDFMVMLSHMGVGGDTRIAENISGVNLVLGGHTHGGESIQALDNNALVIQPNFFAQGLTDLSLTIDTNTKTLIEYDYKTHLTSTISSIDQQMVERVDQIMGRYAPDANTAIAFSENYPDEAETAEILANATFFTHSVDAALFDPIQVQNRWTPGKLTQEKFHETYYVERQPSDTPGFNALYQVSVTGSELNQMRLAQPTWVFKLATDKSIDNDKTYRVALQKGPAFNGSQFFSGNTLPAPVELSESWWALDQYARHRTSQCVHIDTNQPLNSCLRDDNITIWNFDDLDSPFASDLGPAELNYFDPLVNNWGPERSPFTTTSNADITPLPDGSSGVLAFGRHSPSQGLSLTHNAPANGDFYFSSKVSDYTLVMDIMWPESSINEFRGLLQTDPLNNNDADLFVDRDTNGVGITTRDSGFFGNLEANTWYRVAIVFYAAPQNGVLKVFINGELAGEKDEGEIGERWALSDTLLLLTDDTYETEPGFLNALLFAGRSLDADEIASLGGPSKTMRFTQQTRLLNEKVERHSESVATMALNPWLLQRQKFFKTK, from the coding sequence GTGAAAAGTTTCAAGTTACTGAGTTTTGTTCTGTTATCGCTAGCACTTAGCGCTTGTGGTGGTGGCGAAACTGAAAAAGTGTTCGTTCCCGATCTAGAACAAGGTGGAATTATAAGCCCAACGATGAGCTTAAATGCCAACTTTGATAACGGCTTGATGAGCCTTCGCATTCCCGCTGGCGTTTCCGACAGTGACTTCACCTTGAAAGTCAGCTCTTCATCGAGTGGTTTAACCAATGATGATTACCAAATCATCTCTAATACTTACACACTTGCCCCAACTGATAAAACACTCAACAACCCAATTCAAATGGAAGTGTTTGTAGATTTAACTGACTTTCAACAGGGTAAAGTCTATATCGCGCGATTAGACAATGGCGTGTGGAATCCTGTCACCAGTAGTGTAAGTGCCGCAAGTGTCAAAGCGGACCTTATTCAACTGGGTCAATATGCCGTTATTTTTGAGCCTAAACGTGAGTTAGTAATCAGTAAAACAATTGGCCCAGCTTGTGATACGAGTTCACCTTCTCAAACTTTGCGCTTTATCCATGTTGCCGATTTACATTCTCGGTTTGGTTACAAAGAGCAGCTGTTTAGTCGTATCAAAGGTTACTACCAACAGGCAAAAGCAGAGCAACCCTATACTTTGTTTACCAACGGTGGCGATGACTACGAAAAAGGCACGGTTGCTGAACAAATTTCAAAAGGGCTGGCCACAGTTGATGCAATCAAAGCAATGGAGTTCGATGTGCGCGTAGTGGGCAACCACGACTATGCCTGGGGACCAGCACAACTATTGGATTATGCAAACGATGATCATGCCATTGTTTTAGCCAGTAATACCCGCTATGTTGGCAATGATGAGAATGGCTTTGCGGCAGTTGATTTTGCTGCTGTGCAAGTCGGCTGTTTGAAAGTCGGCTTTTTTGGCATGACCTCAGTGCCATGGAATGAATTAGATGAACCGCTACAAACTGCCCCTATTCCGGATTTTATCCCTGACTTTAGCATGAATTGGGATTGGACATCCGTTGCGCAAAGTATTGTTAATACTTATCGTGAAGATGTTGATTTTATGGTGATGTTAAGCCACATGGGCGTAGGTGGCGATACCCGTATTGCTGAAAACATCTCGGGTGTTAATTTGGTCTTGGGTGGCCATACTCATGGTGGTGAAAGTATTCAAGCACTTGATAATAATGCATTAGTAATACAACCAAACTTTTTTGCCCAGGGGTTAACTGACTTATCACTCACAATAGATACAAACACCAAAACCCTAATTGAGTATGACTACAAAACACATCTAACGAGCACAATTAGTAGTATTGATCAGCAAATGGTTGAGCGTGTAGACCAAATAATGGGGCGTTACGCGCCAGATGCTAATACAGCCATTGCCTTTTCTGAAAATTACCCTGACGAAGCCGAAACAGCTGAAATTTTAGCAAACGCCACCTTTTTTACGCACAGTGTCGACGCCGCATTATTTGATCCAATTCAAGTACAAAACCGCTGGACACCTGGCAAGCTGACTCAAGAAAAGTTTCATGAAACTTACTATGTTGAAAGACAACCTTCCGATACTCCTGGCTTTAACGCGCTTTATCAAGTATCAGTAACAGGCAGTGAATTAAACCAAATGCGTTTAGCGCAGCCTACTTGGGTATTTAAACTGGCGACAGATAAATCAATCGATAACGATAAAACCTATCGCGTTGCACTGCAAAAAGGCCCTGCTTTTAATGGCAGTCAGTTTTTCTCTGGAAACACTCTACCTGCACCTGTTGAATTATCAGAGTCTTGGTGGGCACTTGATCAATATGCCCGCCACCGCACCAGCCAATGTGTTCATATCGATACTAACCAGCCACTCAATAGCTGTCTGCGAGATGACAATATTACTATTTGGAATTTTGATGACTTAGACTCTCCATTTGCATCGGATTTAGGGCCTGCTGAGTTAAATTATTTTGACCCTCTGGTCAATAACTGGGGACCAGAGCGCAGCCCTTTTACGACCACAAGTAACGCTGACATCACGCCTTTACCTGATGGCTCATCAGGGGTACTCGCTTTTGGGCGTCACAGTCCATCGCAAGGGCTTTCACTTACACATAACGCACCTGCAAATGGCGACTTTTATTTCAGTAGTAAAGTGTCGGATTATACCCTTGTTATGGATATCATGTGGCCAGAGAGCAGTATTAATGAGTTTAGAGGACTTTTACAAACTGATCCGCTCAACAATAATGATGCTGATCTATTTGTTGATAGAGATACCAATGGGGTTGGCATCACAACGCGAGACAGTGGCTTTTTTGGTAATTTAGAGGCGAATACTTGGTATCGCGTTGCCATTGTCTTTTATGCCGCGCCACAAAACGGCGTGTTAAAAGTATTTATCAATGGCGAACTGGCGGGTGAAAAAGATGAGGGCGAAATTGGTGAACGCTGGGCATTGAGTGATACCTTATTGCTACTGACCGATGATACTTATGAGACTGAACCAGGCTTTTTAAACGCGTTACTTTTTGCTGGACGCAGCCTTGATGCAGATGAAATTGCATCTCTCGGTGGACCCAGTAAAACAATGCGTTTTACTCAGCAAACACGATTATTAAATGAAAAAGTCGAACGCCATAGTGAAAGTGTTGCAACGATGGCGTTAAATCCTTGGTTATTGCAGCGCCAGAAGTTCTTCAAAACAAAGTAA
- a CDS encoding LysE family translocator, with the protein MINFESLLSFVTLSFLLAVSPGPSNAFLMAQTFAKGKTAGMQTAFGFATAGVVHTILAVAGLSVILKTSEIAYQTVLWVGALYLVYLGVTSIIDSLRPPEEIHCELSGKKEKNIFVQAMLTEIFNPKVALFFLAFIPQFADSTLATPVWLQLLIFGLLYPILAFPIDVMYVKSGNKIAGYFKHHPSAQQWIDRIAGGIFILLGLRLILEVF; encoded by the coding sequence ATGATTAATTTTGAATCGCTATTATCGTTTGTCACTCTTAGTTTTTTGCTAGCCGTTTCACCCGGCCCGTCTAACGCTTTTTTGATGGCGCAAACTTTTGCAAAAGGTAAAACTGCCGGTATGCAAACTGCCTTTGGCTTTGCAACAGCGGGCGTAGTACACACAATTTTAGCCGTTGCAGGCTTGAGTGTAATTTTAAAAACATCAGAAATAGCCTATCAAACCGTACTTTGGGTTGGCGCTTTGTACTTAGTGTATCTTGGAGTAACGAGTATTATTGATAGTTTGCGCCCTCCCGAAGAGATCCATTGTGAACTGTCGGGTAAAAAAGAGAAAAACATTTTCGTTCAAGCCATGCTGACTGAAATATTCAACCCTAAAGTGGCTCTATTCTTTCTGGCGTTTATTCCACAATTTGCTGACAGCACATTAGCGACGCCTGTCTGGCTACAGTTATTAATTTTTGGTTTACTCTACCCTATTTTAGCGTTTCCAATTGACGTTATGTATGTGAAGAGCGGCAATAAAATTGCAGGTTACTTCAAGCATCATCCAAGTGCGCAACAATGGATTGACCGCATTGCCGGTGGTATTTTTATTTTATTAGGGTTACGCTTGATACTTGAAGTTTTTTAA
- a CDS encoding methylglyoxal synthase, which translates to MEQIITAIPAKKSIALVAHDGKKAALSAWCEKHKSILAAHNLYGTGTTGHLIEKTTGLQVEKLLSGPMGGDQQLGAKIAEHEVNLLIFFWDPLASQPHDPDVKALLRLAAVWNIPVACNEATADMLIASQMMSEQIDRTIPDYHNYLANRLD; encoded by the coding sequence ATGGAACAAATTATCACTGCAATTCCAGCAAAGAAAAGCATCGCATTAGTCGCACATGACGGTAAAAAAGCCGCATTAAGCGCGTGGTGTGAAAAACATAAATCGATTCTTGCAGCGCATAATTTATACGGCACCGGCACTACAGGCCACCTCATTGAGAAAACAACAGGGCTACAAGTCGAGAAGCTCTTGAGCGGCCCGATGGGTGGTGATCAACAACTTGGTGCCAAAATCGCTGAGCATGAAGTGAACCTACTTATCTTCTTTTGGGATCCCTTAGCTTCCCAGCCACACGACCCTGACGTAAAAGCACTTTTAAGATTGGCTGCCGTTTGGAATATCCCCGTCGCTTGTAACGAGGCAACAGCAGATATGTTGATTGCCAGTCAGATGATGTCGGAGCAAATCGACCGCACTATTCCTGATTATCATAACTACTTGGCAAATCGCCTCGACTAA
- a CDS encoding multidrug effflux MFS transporter, translating to MLKLALVLLVIFCPLAIDLYLPAMPLMATELSSSITHIQTSITAFMVCVGLAQLILGPLSDRFGRRKIAIFGVVTYFIGALFAASAETVSLLIIARIIQGVGAAATFVSTFALVRDNYNANKSAQVISYLNGIVCFIPALAPILGAWLTVQFGWQSNFYFLASFALVSLLILIFAIPKKASNTPQGKHQAKVSYWQIFSHPTFLFNATICMLSMSAILAFVAQAPNYLMTQQGLDEKSFTFWFGINATVSIIGSFLAPQLIKKATSLALMIGLLLMISAGCLVIAFQLAFTNVTSFMIAIFIGSIGFAFSMGAAAGNALAPFKQNAGKASALLGMMQMSGAGLIVSLTQYLPIAIPYIIACHLLSVLPFLIRLKQHDNEPLAAYS from the coding sequence ATGCTGAAACTCGCCCTTGTATTGCTTGTTATCTTTTGCCCTTTAGCAATCGATCTTTATCTACCTGCCATGCCCCTCATGGCCACAGAACTGAGTAGTTCAATTACTCATATCCAAACGAGTATTACCGCATTTATGGTATGCGTTGGCTTGGCACAATTAATTTTAGGCCCTCTAAGCGATCGATTTGGCCGTAGAAAAATCGCCATCTTCGGTGTGGTCACCTACTTCATTGGTGCACTATTCGCTGCATCTGCTGAAACCGTATCTTTATTAATCATCGCTCGAATTATTCAAGGTGTGGGCGCTGCAGCAACCTTTGTCAGTACTTTTGCTTTAGTGCGGGACAACTATAATGCGAATAAAAGTGCGCAAGTAATCTCTTACTTAAATGGCATTGTCTGTTTTATCCCTGCATTAGCGCCAATTTTAGGCGCATGGCTTACAGTACAATTTGGTTGGCAAAGTAACTTCTACTTTTTAGCTAGTTTTGCGCTGGTAAGTTTACTAATACTGATTTTTGCAATTCCAAAAAAGGCTTCTAATACCCCACAAGGAAAGCATCAAGCAAAAGTATCGTACTGGCAAATTTTCTCTCACCCTACTTTTTTATTTAATGCCACCATATGTATGTTGTCTATGAGTGCAATTTTGGCATTTGTTGCCCAAGCTCCCAACTATTTAATGACGCAACAAGGACTGGATGAAAAAAGTTTTACCTTTTGGTTTGGCATTAACGCAACGGTGAGCATAATAGGCAGCTTTCTCGCACCGCAATTAATCAAAAAAGCCACCTCATTGGCACTTATGATTGGCCTACTATTAATGATCTCTGCAGGTTGCTTAGTGATAGCATTTCAGCTGGCATTCACGAATGTCACAAGTTTTATGATTGCCATCTTTATCGGTTCAATTGGTTTTGCCTTTTCAATGGGCGCTGCAGCAGGTAATGCTTTAGCACCTTTTAAACAAAATGCAGGTAAAGCATCGGCATTACTGGGGATGATGCAAATGAGTGGAGCAGGCCTAATTGTTAGCCTAACTCAGTATTTACCTATTGCTATTCCCTATATTATTGCATGCCATTTATTAAGTGTTTTGCCTTTTCTAATTCGCTTGAAACAGCATGATAATGAACCTCTGGCCGCTTACAGTTAA
- a CDS encoding peptidoglycan DD-metalloendopeptidase family protein, whose protein sequence is MLKALFPDKQLLVRQNGDVKYITLPSWLQVSLFAIGVTVCVVAGAGSYQYVELNKVIATQDQIIEQKQTELDALHLSYREKHSELSNRISQIDEKSQLMTNMLESLPEAQQAEFQAKQAEVTKDTTNTPAAEPKVKADSVEAEPVIAADDADKGEQTTQKETTESAEKTDKADTRPTTAKPKTEEKQTEAESIESDIEKENQQLDANFAMLSQIVDERTASLHQALEKAGVDKGFIIQQTLDTTAQGGPFNAIDTSVLTIKQQSLLDKIVLLNQLNGNLALLPTTLPAKDFYVSSAYGLRTDPISKRRAMHRGIDMAGWHKTKIFAPANGIVKRAGRNGGFGNFIEIEHKNGFVTRYGHLAKINVKRGQQVQRDQVIGLMGSSGRSTSTHLHYEILHNNKYINPLKLTKAFENVL, encoded by the coding sequence ATGTTAAAAGCACTTTTTCCAGATAAACAGTTATTGGTCCGCCAAAATGGTGATGTTAAATACATTACATTACCTAGTTGGCTACAAGTAAGCTTATTTGCTATTGGTGTGACTGTATGTGTTGTTGCAGGCGCTGGTAGTTATCAATATGTTGAGCTCAATAAAGTGATCGCAACACAAGACCAAATTATCGAGCAAAAGCAAACCGAGCTTGATGCCCTTCATTTATCTTATCGCGAAAAACACAGCGAACTATCAAACCGAATTTCTCAAATTGATGAAAAATCTCAGCTGATGACGAATATGTTGGAGTCATTACCTGAAGCACAACAAGCAGAATTCCAAGCAAAACAAGCTGAAGTGACGAAAGACACTACAAATACTCCAGCCGCTGAGCCAAAAGTAAAAGCAGATAGTGTCGAAGCTGAACCTGTCATTGCAGCGGATGATGCTGACAAAGGCGAGCAAACTACTCAAAAAGAGACAACCGAATCAGCTGAAAAAACGGATAAGGCTGACACAAGGCCTACCACTGCTAAGCCTAAGACGGAAGAAAAACAAACTGAGGCTGAAAGCATCGAAAGTGATATTGAAAAAGAAAATCAGCAACTCGATGCCAACTTTGCAATGCTATCGCAAATTGTTGACGAACGTACAGCGAGTTTACATCAAGCTTTGGAAAAAGCGGGTGTTGATAAAGGTTTCATCATTCAGCAAACGTTAGACACGACTGCTCAAGGCGGGCCATTTAACGCCATCGACACCTCAGTTTTGACAATCAAGCAGCAAAGCTTGCTAGATAAAATCGTATTATTGAACCAACTAAACGGCAACCTTGCGCTATTACCAACTACTCTGCCTGCAAAAGATTTTTATGTTTCAAGTGCCTACGGCCTTCGTACCGATCCTATTTCAAAACGCCGTGCAATGCATCGCGGCATTGATATGGCTGGTTGGCATAAAACAAAAATATTTGCACCCGCAAATGGCATCGTCAAGCGCGCAGGCCGAAACGGTGGGTTTGGCAACTTTATCGAAATAGAACATAAAAATGGATTCGTTACACGTTACGGCCATTTAGCAAAAATAAATGTAAAGCGTGGACAGCAAGTACAAAGAGACCAAGTTATCGGGCTAATGGGTAGCTCAGGACGCAGTACAAGTACCCATTTACATTACGAAATTTTACACAACAACAAGTATATCAACCCGTTAAAACTAACTAAGGCATTTGAGAATGTTCTCTAA
- a CDS encoding peptidylprolyl isomerase → MNMLRNSLLSVSAALLLSACWFQDPAIKQVEQFITEQKVDKQTEGWRTKLTMPPKLTFAEDATYYWVLQTTLGEMKFELFHKTAPMHASSTIYLTTLGFYDSLIFHRVINDFMAQGGDPLGNGRGFPGYRYAGEFEPLVPHDQKGLLSMANAGPNTDGSQFFITFRATPHLNGRHTVFGKLVSDEKTLDLFNENGSRSGQPKQKLEILSAKILVE, encoded by the coding sequence ATGAACATGTTACGAAATTCACTGTTATCCGTTTCAGCGGCATTATTGTTATCGGCTTGTTGGTTTCAAGACCCTGCCATTAAACAAGTTGAGCAATTTATCACAGAACAAAAAGTAGATAAGCAAACTGAGGGGTGGCGTACCAAACTAACAATGCCGCCCAAGTTAACATTTGCAGAAGACGCTACTTACTATTGGGTGCTTCAAACTACGCTTGGTGAAATGAAATTTGAGCTTTTCCATAAAACAGCACCTATGCATGCATCAAGTACCATTTATCTCACCACCCTAGGGTTTTATGACTCATTGATTTTCCATCGTGTAATCAATGACTTTATGGCTCAAGGTGGCGACCCTCTAGGCAATGGCCGTGGCTTTCCAGGCTATCGCTACGCGGGGGAATTTGAACCACTGGTACCGCATGATCAAAAAGGCTTATTGAGCATGGCAAATGCCGGCCCTAACACCGACGGCAGTCAATTTTTTATTACTTTTCGTGCTACGCCTCACCTTAATGGCAGACATACTGTGTTTGGTAAACTAGTGAGCGACGAAAAAACCCTTGATTTATTTAATGAAAATGGCAGCCGAAGCGGTCAGCCAAAACAAAAATTAGAGATTCTCTCAGCTAAAATTTTGGTAGAGTAA
- the hppD gene encoding 4-hydroxyphenylpyruvate dioxygenase, translating to MTTANNPLGLLGIEFTEYATPDADYMDKIFADFGFSKLKKFKGKDITYYNQHDIHFLLNNERDGFSAEFAKSHGPAICSMGWRVADAQKAFDVAVERGAKPATDSANKDLPYPAIYGIGDSLIYFIDVFGDKGSIYANDFEDLAEQNIVEDKGFLRIDHLTNNVYKGTMETWANFYKDVFGFEEVRYFDIKGQKTALLSYALKSPCGTFSIPINEGKDDNNNQIDEYLDEYNGPGVQHLAFLTNDLVGSLDKLDQTNIATLDIVDHYYDTIFDRVPWVKEDKDKIREHQILVDSQSEDCYLLQIFTKNLFGPIFIEMIQRVDDGGFGEGNFQALFESIERDQERRGVI from the coding sequence ATGACTACTGCAAATAACCCACTCGGTTTATTAGGTATTGAATTCACAGAGTACGCAACACCAGATGCAGACTATATGGACAAAATCTTTGCTGACTTTGGCTTTTCAAAGCTAAAGAAGTTTAAAGGTAAAGATATTACTTATTACAACCAACATGATATTCATTTTTTACTAAACAATGAGCGTGATGGCTTCTCTGCTGAGTTTGCTAAATCACATGGCCCTGCAATTTGTTCTATGGGTTGGCGTGTAGCAGATGCACAAAAAGCATTTGATGTTGCTGTAGAGCGCGGCGCAAAACCAGCGACTGATTCAGCAAATAAAGACCTACCATACCCAGCAATCTATGGTATCGGCGACAGCTTAATCTACTTCATTGACGTATTTGGCGACAAAGGTTCTATTTACGCAAATGACTTTGAAGATTTAGCGGAGCAAAACATTGTTGAAGATAAAGGCTTCCTTCGCATTGACCACCTAACTAACAATGTTTACAAAGGCACAATGGAAACTTGGGCTAACTTCTACAAAGACGTATTTGGCTTTGAAGAGGTACGTTACTTCGACATTAAAGGTCAAAAAACAGCGCTACTTTCTTATGCACTTAAATCACCGTGTGGCACATTCTCTATTCCAATCAATGAAGGTAAAGACGATAACAACAACCAAATTGATGAATACCTAGATGAATACAACGGCCCAGGTGTTCAGCACTTAGCGTTCTTAACAAATGATCTAGTTGGTTCATTAGATAAGTTAGACCAAACGAACATTGCAACACTTGATATTGTTGACCACTACTACGATACAATCTTTGACCGTGTTCCTTGGGTTAAAGAAGACAAAGACAAAATTAGAGAACACCAAATCTTAGTAGATAGCCAAAGCGAAGATTGCTACTTACTGCAAATCTTCACTAAGAACTTATTTGGTCCTATCTTTATTGAAATGATCCAACGTGTTGATGACGGTGGTTTTGGTGAAGGTAACTTCCAAGCACTGTTTGAATCAATTGAGCGCGACCAAGAGCGTCGTGGTGTAATTTAA